The Bombus pascuorum chromosome 9, iyBomPasc1.1, whole genome shotgun sequence genome has a window encoding:
- the LOC132910610 gene encoding armadillo repeat-containing protein 6 homolog, with the protein MVRVITQETYDEVVNENMEQFSMTPKEAIEDAVKQFEAQGVDLSNIIKDLILNDDSELIVSSLNQINNAIEDQNYENVHHTLDKLRNELDKDIARRIYAGKKGAYNTLIKLMKACLSNATIIKSALKAITSLMNGNPDLLNDEGIALQIQILDRYPDISTLQLLLRWIRECCIKHELNRQGIFNADIFNKLKKILIRDDTSGPELRDACAVIRALVLDDDIRHEYGKAHEHASVIAKGALNVLTGLLPRYKKDKGVVGDLIITLAALIVRNEFCQEVEDAGGLKFVIDVMIDHPDSEKLNWQALKLLKALAGNDDVKSHIITSGCGPLIVSAISRMRESECVVTAGLACISALTLRCPSNAGVFYDCGAPLVIVDAMKAYPKSVTLLKQAAWAIRNMSVRNKAECSEFITHGIEDVLTSALKLHGSKIESDVKAALRDLGLKVELKERWTGKGVSMNN; encoded by the exons ATGGTTCGCGTAATTACTCAGGAAACTTACGATGAAGTTGTTAACGAAAATATGGAGCAATTTTCGATGACTCCCAAAGAAGCTATAGAAGACGCGGTAAAACAATTCGAAGCTCAG GGTGTAGACTTGAGCAACATCATTAAAGACTTAATTCTCAATGATGATAGCGAATTAATCGTGTCTTCTTTAAACCAAATTAATAATGCTATAGAGGATcagaattatgaaaatgttcATCATACATTAGACAAATTGAGAAATGAATTAGACAAAGACATTGCACGTAGAATATATGCTGGTAAGAAGGGGGcatataatactttaataaaattaatgaaagcCTGTCTTAGTAACGCTACTATCATAAAATCGGCATTGAAAGCTATTACTTCATTAATGAATGGTAATCCAGATTTGTTGAATGACGAGGGAATAGCCTTGCAAATACA GATTTTAGATAGATATCCAGATATTTCAACATTACAATTACTTTTACGGTGGATAAGAGAATGTTGTATAAAACATGAGCTTAATAGACAAGGTATTTTTAATGCGGATATCTTTAACAagcttaaaaaaatattgattcgTGATGATACGTCTGGACCTGAGTTAAGAGATGCTTGCGCTGTAATTAGAGCCTTGGTGTTAGATGATGATATTAGACACGAATATGGAAAAGCTCATGAGCACGCAAGTGTTATTGCAAAAGGAGCCCTCAATGTCCTTACTGGGTTGTTACCAA gATATAAGAAAGATAAAGGGGTCGTGGGTGACTTAATAATAACTTTAGCGGCGCTAATCGTGCGGAACGAATTTTGTCAGGAAGTAGAAGATGCAGGAGGGCTAAAGTTTGTCATAGATGTTATGATCGATCATCCAGATTCagagaaattaaattggcaaGCCTTAAAATTGTTGAAAGCTCTAGCTGGAAATGACGATGTAAAGTCTCATATTATAACATCAGGCTGTGGCCCTTTGATTGTCTCTGCCATAAGTAGAATGAGA GAATCTGAGTGTGTAGTGACCGCAGGACTTGCATGCATTTCCGCATTAACACTGAGGTGTCCCTCAAACGCTGGTGTGTTTTACGATTGTGGAGCGCCGCTTGTAATCGTAGACGCGATGAAAGCTTATCCTAAAAGCGTGACTCTGTTGAAACAAGCTGCTTGGGCTATACGCAATATGTCTGTACGAAATAAGGCAGAGTGTTCAGAATTTATTACTCATGGTATAGAGGACGTCTTGACAAGTGCCCTTAAACTACACGGTTCTAAGATCGAAAGTGACGTGAAGGCGGCTTTGAGGGACCTGGGACTGAAAGTAGAATTGAAAGAACGATGGACCGGTAAAGGTGTATCCATGAACAATTAA